GGATCAGACCCTACGAAGTCCGATAGTTTCTCAGGTTAGCATTTATAGACAAGCAGATAGCACTATACAAACAACTAACACGTGGACGCGGCTTCAGGCGATGCCATACTATCTGAATGAGCCGGCCAGAATGGGGGTATTCGATGGCAGCCGTCTGTACTGGTTAATGAGACGCTACCCAGTGCGAAATTCGGAGAAAGTGTTGGTGGGTTTTAATATTTATACTGAGAGTTTTATGGAGGAGGACCTGCCTAATGCTATTGACAATAGACTTCGCATGGATTTGGCTGCCTTTGAAGATCGGCTTTGGCTTACCGTTTATGGTGAGGTAGGGGTTGTCGATGTGTGGATTAGGACACAATCTAGTTCGGAGCGACCATGGGAGCGGCTGTTCTCGCTACGTGACCACTGGTGGGGTTTGCGACCTATCCAGCCAGTGGATATCTCCCGCAGCATCGTTGGTCCTCGAATTTTGATGGAAGTGGGCGGTCCGACTAAGATTCTCAGTTTGTACAATTTAATTACCAACAAAGTCGAGCAATTCGAATTACTCGACATGCCAAGGTACTTTGACAAAGCAATTCCTTTATGGTTGCAGGGTTGACCGAATTGCCAAGATGAAGGGGTAAGTACAAGTAGTTAGTTTTTTCGCGTTGACTGTTTTCGTAGACAGACTTGTAATAACCTAGTTAGTGTAGTGGATTTTGCTTGAACTGCTTCCTCCTTCTTGTATGTTTTTCCACGGCTTTTGGATGGAATGAGGAAACTGATGTGAACACGATGAACATCCCACTTAAGCAGCTCtttctagaggaagaagagttgTTCAATTGATGCAAGGGACGATGGGATCTATCTCTTCTCTTTTGTGGATGGGATAATTTTGGGAAGTTGAGACTACTTAAGTGTGTGTTTTGTGATCTagttaatttgaaaatatggacAAAGAATGGAGGTGACGATTGAGAAATAAGGGGAGCTAATGTGGGAATTGGGaacttggaattgaagattACATGCCAAATCATGTTTCGCAAAGTAAAACCATCACGGCGTGctcctttgtttttattttgttatccaTATTTTTACTgatgaaagaaagaacaaagctGTCTGAAAGGAGAATCCATGCTATAGAAGAGAAGTTGATGTATCTTGCATATGAGGAAAACGCATTCACTAAGATTTCTGTGGAAACAATAGGTTAGAGAACATCTATTTAAGAGCTAAAacagccaaaaaataaaaagaaaaagaaaacgtttTTTGCTCTAATTCATAGCGTACCAATAAATAGGAATGAAGTTCCCTTCATCGCATTTAGTGTTACATTCAACATGTTAGCTTTGAGACTACCGAAATTAAGGGAAAAGGATGTGTGGTAGTCTATTCTGGTCACATTCCCTCCATCATACCGTTATGGCTGCTTAATGATAGATTTAATTGTCGGTCTGCTTGGTCTAGTAGCAGGGTGCTGATACCTGCCATTAGTTATCATTGTTATATAGTCTGCAAAATATTCTCTGGTAAATATTTGGTGACTTGGCTTGCTCGCACCTCTCATTTTCACTCTTGTTGTTGATCTTTTAGTTAAGTAGAAACTGCCTTCCTCTTGTCCAGGTATACTCCTGAGCTAATGGAGGCATAGTTGTGCAAGGGCAGTGAATTATCCCTGTGAACTGTGATAACTCTGATAAGTGAATTTGCTAGAATAACTTAATCTGGGTTGTCAATTTCTAAAGCAAGATTGAGACCACgaaaattaagggaaaaagacGCGTGTTAGTTTATTCTGGTTACGTTCCATCCACTGTACTGTTATGGCTGCTTAATGATAGATTTAATTGTCGGTCTGCTTAGTCTATTAATGGGGGACTGATACCTGCCATTAGTTATCATTGTTATATAGAATCTGCAACATAATGTCTCTGGTAAATATTTTGGTGACTTGGCTTACTCGCACCTCTCATTTTCACTCTTGTATTGATCTTTTAGTTAACTAGAAACTGCCTTCCCCTTGTCCAGGTACGACAACCTTCCAGACTATTTCCAGCTACTCTCTGAGCTAATGGAGTCGTGTAAGTGGTTTGCGGAACAAACTTCATCGAGCATGATATTTTGCAAATAGGACTTTAATTAGGAAAATACAGCTCCATTTGGGCTGTCTATTTGAGGAGGGAGGCGGACAGTTATTGTACCTAATTAGTGAAATTTTGCATTGGATAGTGTTTTCCTTCTCTTGATGAACCATCTTATGATGGCACATGCTGTCTTGTCCCATTGGTATGACATGCAATGGAGGAATGAAACGGGAGCGAAAGTTTTAGATATCTAGTGTGAAGGAGATCTTGAAGGATTCTATAGCGAGTTTCCCTGACATTTGCATAATTTGACATATATGAGGTGCTTTATAAAGTTTATTTGGATATTGTTGTGTTTGTTTGATGTCAAGTAAGCGATCATTTTTTCCACGTAAATTAGGACAACATCTTTTATAGTTGTAGCTTGTAGCTCTAAAAGCCGTGAGATCATGTtctttattttctgattttgatAGGATTTTCCTAGTAAAATtctgtttgtcttcttctccaatTTCTTCTCTTCAACGTTACATGTTCCAGACATAAGATCCTGAATAATCAGCATAAAAGCATCATAGGAGAAGCTCCTTTAGCATCTGCAAAAAAACAGGAAATAAATGCTCTGTAACAATAAATAGGAATGAAGTTCCCTTGATCGCAATTAATGTTCCATTCAACATATTAGGTTTGAGACTACGGAAATTAAGGGAAAAGGATGCGTGTTAGTCTATTCTGGCCGTATTCCATCCATCGTACCGTTATGGCTGCTTAATGATAGATTTAATTGTCGGTCTGCTTGGTCTGGTAGCGGGGACTGATACCTGCCGTTAGTTATCATTGTTATGTGGTGTCTGCAAAATATTGTCTCTGGTAAATATTCTGGTGACTTGGCTTACTCGCACCTCTCATTTTCGCTCTTGTTGTTGTTGATCTTATAGTTAATTAGAAACTGCTTTCCTCTTGTCCACGTATGACTCCTGAGCTAATGGAGGCATAGTTGTGCAAGGGCAGTGAATCATCCCTGTGAACTGCGATTGCTCTGATAAGTGAATTTGCTAGAATATAACTTAATCCGGGTTGTCAATTTCTAAAGCAAGATTGTCGTGTTTTGGAGGGAGGCAAACATTTGTTGTATCTGACTAATGTACTTAAGCATCAGATagtgcttttcttttctaggtAAAACGTCTTATGATGACGCATGCTGTCTTGGCCCATTTGTATGACATGGTCACGGAGAAATGAAACGTGAGCAAAGTTATAGCTAACTAGTACGATGGTGTTATGACAAGTGTGGAAACTGTGATGGAATTAAAACTGAGAAGAATAAAAGACGACACTGATTTGCATGGAAACTGTTGCAGGAAAAGTTATGGGAAgagtaaaaggaaaatcaaccatgaaaattcaagaattacaaAAGGTGCCTCGAAAATACTGTCAAGTTTTTCTTATGTTGCGATGCATATTTGCCATACTTAGTGTCGAAAAATGCTTGTGTTAATGGCTTTTCGTTTATGAACTTCTTTTAGATGCGGATTCAACTTCCAAACTTGTGGCTGTTTGCCTAAGGATGTTGATATTTGTGGGCAGCCTTACCAACTTGTCATGGATGGAGCTTTCCACCCTTTTTGGTTGCAGTAGTGGATCTTTGCTTTCTTATGCTATGCCCTAAACAATATAAGTTCCATCTATTACTTGAATTTGCTATGTCTTTTCTAGGCTCTCTCTGGGATTTGATCCTAGAACCTCTAGTCCCCCCCTCCCCCCAAGAAGGAGATCTTGAAGGATTCTATTAGTGAGTTTCCCCATCATTTGTTTATGCTCTCAACGCTTCACCTTTTGTAATGCCTTTTTAACTTGCTATATATTctgtgttttattttgtttaatttgataCTACCACGTTTGTCTGATGCTGTTGACGCGCTTTTGCCATGCTTGTGTTGAAAAATGTCAGTGTCAGTGGctttttgtttctgaactttAAGATGCGGATTCAACTTTCCAGCACGTGTGTGTTTCCCTAAAGATGTCGATATTTGTGGGTAGCCTTACCAACTTGTCATAGACGaaactttccattctttctGGTTGCAGTACTGTATTTTTGCTTTCTTATGCTATGCCCCCAACAATATAAGTTCCACgaggtgaggacacctggagtgccataacttggcacgccgggacacttaagtgccataactttaaaatggtacacttaagtgccatcatcggagtaaatgggacacttaagtgccactcaataaaatccggccaaatggctgacgtggcaattttccggcgagtttagtccaaacggcgtcgttttgcacgccgacgtggcgagAGAAACGcaaaaaacgacgccgttttgtgcctacgtgtaaataataatataaaaattaattaaattataaagtattcaaaaatttaaaaaattaagaaaaatttaaaaattttaaaaaattaagaaaatgaaaaattaaaaaaaaaaaaaagggtggggaGGTCGACGAGGCAacagggccgagccctcgccgccgcctccgccgtccgggaagggcggcgacggagggggagggtcggcgggggtCGCTTGGTCCCctcggccgaccgacggcgaggctcgcgagccctcgccggcgcgcgcgagggccgtgacccttgccctagatcgggcgaggctcgcgggccctcgccgaccctccccactcccgtcgccggcccttccggcggcggggaggtggcgagggcccgcgagccctcgccggatctcgggcgagggccgtgacccgcGCCCTAGATCCCGGCGCGGGCCGCGACCCTGCCCATCCGGCGAGGGGTCGCGggcctcgccgcctcccgccgccaccgggaagggcggcgacggagggggagtcgggtcggggtcgccgggcctGGCCAGGGGGCCGGCCGACCGCGGCTAGggcccgcgagcctcgcccggatctgggcgaggtcgcggcccgcgcgatttggcgagggctcgcagccctcgccgtcggtcggcctgGGGggcgaccccgaccgaccctcccccttcgtcgccggcccttcggcgacggcggggggcggcggcgagggctcgccctccgccgcccgttcgacctcccccactttttttttttttttttttttaaattcttaaattcttaaattttttaaaatttttttttttttaaatttttaaaattaaaatttttaaaattttctttttaaaaatttttttgttaatttttatgctgatttggagctcgcgagccacgtaggcaaaaaataataataaaatattgccacgtaggatttccggcaagggtcgccggaggtgggcACGTAAGTGTcccactcaaaaaaaaaaagtggcacttaagtgtaccgtttggaagttatggcacttagtgtcccggcgtgcccagagttatggcacttgtgctgTTCTTTCCTGCCTAAGTTCCACTATTGCTTCAATTTACTGTGTCTTTTTTGGGCTCTCTCCGGGATCCGATCCTAGGACCTCTAAGTGGAAAACAAGGTTTCCGAGTACGTTGCGATGGTACCTCAAATCTAGATAAATGAAATGACCGATCTTTGTACATGGTACTGCTGCAACTGAACTGCAGTCGAGTTGTGTGATGTGGTTGCTGTGACTCTTATGTTTCGTGATATGACTCCGAGGTCCGAATACCATGTGAAAAGCGTAGCATCCTTTTTGACCGTTGAACGTGTCTCGAAAAGCTGTATCGCACTGTCTCATGTATGAATCGCCTACAAATTTCCTCCGACAGTGAAACTCAATTGGTTTCTCATCGAATCAACCCCTCCTATTTCTTGCGATGGAGGGAAACGGAATGGACAGAAGGAAACGACAGTCAAATGGGTGATATGGCAGAGGTAGACGGGCACTCAGGGAAACAATGACGGGATAAATGAGTCAGAAGGGCAAACAACAATAAATCTCGATTTCTAATAACCAAGAGGCAAGTTTAAGTTAAAAGTCCTGCTCCTGAACATCATGGGATCAAGATTAAGTTTGCTTTAGTTATAGTCTCTCATCATGTACTCGAGTGTTTCTCACGTTTAGATTTAAATCTTGTTCGCTGGGAAGTGTTCCCTTGCGAATATCTTTCACCAAAGTGGCAAGtctttggctttttcttattaGGACAGGATCACGTGTAGTTTGGGAAAGGGAGTGCAAAGTTCTACGCTACTTGCAATAAATTAAAGGATGAAAAGGAGACAAATAAGTCGACCCTGTAGATCTGCTCCTTCAACTTCTTGAGCCCACCCTTCAATTTTCCCGCGGCCTGCAACACTTTGGTGAGATTTTTGTCGAAGGAGGACATGACCTCCCTCAGTTGAGTCCTCTTGGCACAAGACTCCACTTAAGCCTTTTCTCCAACAACAGCAATAGGGATAACATCTGATTCCAACATTCACTTGGTATGCACTACCAACTCTCTTAGCCATTCTCTCTGCTGCTCAATCTAATACCATTTGTCAGAGGGCAGAAACTTGAGATCGTGAACCGTGCAGCACCTAGGCTTCACAGGACTCATTCATCCCTTACTGTAATTGTCTAAGCTCAGCCTACCACTGAACTATTGCTCACTTGCTCACTTGGCCCATCTTGAATCATACGGACGAGTGTTTACACTTGAACCGATAGTTACTCTTGTAACTGAAGTTCCGACCAGCTAGCTCGCCCTTGACATCATTATCGACacctctataaaaaaaaaaaaaaaaaaaaatcaatgctcGAGGAGGAGGAATGTGACATTTGGATTCTGCAACGTTCTCCCTAAGAATACTTGAATGTCCTCTTATGAAAATTACAATTGACTGCAGCAGTGGCAGGGTTTGGGATTTAGTCAATACTGATGGTCACAAGTTAATGTAGATTAGACGAGCAGATCCTTCTtctgaaaatgacatttttgttgAACCCAAAAGAATTCACGATCAGAATAGGAAAGGTTCCATTCATGCTACTAGCGTATCCTTTGCAGGCTTTTAGCGATCAAATTGCCAAAATAAAAGTAAGCTGCTCCAATTTTTTGTCTTCCAGAGGAAAAGGTGACATGTAAGCTCTGTGGAGAGAAGTATGGTTAATCAGGCGTATTATACTGGCTCTAGCAGCTGAAGAAGCCTTGTATCGATTCTAATCTCTTCTACGAGACATCATCTGGTATCTGGTCAGAGTTGTAGATTGAATAGAATTACACGGAGAGGGAAAATTCCTACTTCTGGTTTGAAAGTGACTGTTGAGTTTTGCCATCTTGGTATGTTATGCTCGGAAGTGTGCTTCGAATACAATTCAGTGGCCATGTACCACACGTGAAAGTTGCTGCGGCCAATTTTTATGATAGTGCCTAGAACACTATAAGAATGAAGCATCTATCTTTGGCTGGCCACGCCAATATAGCTCAGTGGAAATCCATGCGAAGCATTGTTCTATAACAAGCTCTGTTAAACATTCCATACTCATTGTGTTGAAGGCACTCTGATTGCCTGAGAATGAGGAATGTCGCACAATGTTGTTGATTAATGGGGCCTTTTTTCTAACGAATCAGGAGTCGGTTCTTTTCCAAGGAAAGAGTCCCCTTATGAAGCATTGTTCTATAGCAAGTGTTAAACAGTGCATACCCAATGGGCTGGAGGCACTCTAATTGCCCGAGAGCGAGGAATGTCGTGCAATGTTGCTAATCAAGGGGAGAGTTTTTTTGATGAATCGAGAGTTAGTTCTTCTCGAAGGAAAGAGTCCCCTCATAACCTCAACTTTTGCGGGATCTTTCTTTTCCCGCTGAGAAAATCACGGAGCTTGGTTTCCAGGCGATGCTTCCAATGCTTCCAAGCCATTATCACTTAAGCAATCAGCGTATCACGGATAGTAGAGTTTCATATGGACAGATTGAAGATCGAGAgtgaatcttcttttttttcttttttcgcccCTTCAGTGGTCCTACTAGAATGGGGGCTTGAGCACCTCATTTATGCAATATGCAGGGTTGGATATGTCAGCTTCTGGCACGTTAATTATATAGGCTTGTATTGTTGCTCGTAGAGTTTTAGATTTCATCTAAGCGTTTGGAAGGATAATCAAAATCTTTGTTGTAATCACCCAAAGCGAAGTCGAATCTGATGTACTCTGGAGTGTACTCCGAATGCATGTTGTGGTTTGAATGTACTTTGATACCAGAAGTTTCCGGCTTGTTGCATCCGCTTATTTGCTCTATCTTACTGAACGTACATGCAGGAGCATGATGAAATTAcagttccttctcttgtggacaAGATAGGGTTCTTTAGCCTTTCGCGTCTTCTTCTCCGTTGCGATTGAACAGGGAGCTGCACCAGAAGACTTGTAGTTGACTTATTATCATGACTTTCACTGCAGGTCGAATTGCGTTGACGGTCTTTTTAGTCGTCCAGAGTCCCGTCATCATACACTTTTTCCCCTGGAAATCTGCTCCGTGCATAGTACATGTGGGGCACGCTTGTCCGATCTGACCTGCCCCACCTTTGCATTTTCTCGGTCAAAATTCTAGACTGAGACGTCATGGATCCTCCTGTCCGGGGTGTGTCACATTTGTATTTTCTCGGTCCAGATTCCTAGATCGAAACGTCATTGATGCTCTGGTCCTGCGGCATGCACCctcccctttttcccttttcctttttttttctttccgttTCTGTCATGCTTGCGCTTGGCCCTTTCTATTGGAGCTGAGGCCGTCCACTTTTCCtgttctcctctccatcttTCTTCGGTTCGTCTCGAATTGTAAGGATTGCCAGTGAAGTCGCTACTTCGGTTCATGTGCGTGTCAAGGTAATGGCGTTCAGGAACATTTGAAGTGCTTCAATCCACGGATTCCTCTATACGTAGTTTCTCAAGGTTTGCCACGTAAAGTTTGTATGATGGAAGAAGTTATTTTAGTTACTTTGTCAATTGTTCAATTTTGCTCGAGTTCAAGCATGCATGCAGGTGTGGCAAACAAACAGGAAAGCGTACATACATGGACATGAGATTAAAAGATTATCAAGTTTTTTCGTTCAAAGACATTTCCTTGTTTTTAGGATTCTCGATAgcatttcaatataaaatgacTTTGATGCTGTTTTCGTTAATTCGAACTAGCATTTTGATGTTGGTCGGCGGTTGTACTCCGACCACCGTGATTGGCTAATGCTTGAATGTGAACCGGTTCACGAGAGTGAgggcattgttttttttttttttttttttttgtaaaaaaaaaaaaaagacacgtATTGTTCCTTGGTGACCATTAGTTGCAAGCTCCAGCTCCGTGGACTCGCTCACACCGCAAACCGTCTCATCATCAGCAGCTGATCGTGAATTCTTTGCGCCGGTCCcgttttggaaataaaaaatccaaactgggtaattttcttgaactaaatttcattttgatacTATTGCCTAAATTGAAATATCTGATGTCAATAGTGATTTCATCGAGACTTTAGGCATTATCCAATAGGATATTATTGGCAAAAATAAAACTTTAATTGCCAATTTGATCAAGTAAGATttcgattatttttttaattatgttgattttgatgatattttgactttaaaatcatcaaaattattaatttgatccgtgagactttggatcaatttttaattattttgatttttcttgactgttgtgatgtttagggttagaataattgttaatttaattcatgagacaatggattatttttttcaattattttaatcatttatttgatgaatattgaatataatgcttatatttggaaattgtttgttttgaaaaatccaaaaaaaaatcaaattgtgtatCAAAGTTTCCTAAAAAAATCTACTCGCACTAGTAATCCTCTTCCCCGATGATTCTCTCAAATCGAATCTTTTCCTTACAGATCACGTGAATCGACGTGCCAAAATCGAGCTCGGAGGAGGCGAGGCTTTTCACAAGGGGGAGAGCCCATCGATCGCCCGATTCACTCGCACGTGGTGAGGGTCCGTTCCCGCACCAACAGGAGAAACCGCCAGCCTCCGCAGCGCTTCATCAGGCCGAGATATTGGACTTGATCGCCGGAGCAGGTGCAGGTGCGTGTCGTCCCTTTATAGACAGCCATCTCTTCATGGCGTGGACACTCGGCCTCTTTCGCGAGCATCGCCCTGAGCCTTTGCCGTATAGATCGGGGTTCCCTAACGGACGAGGTGGAGAGGCGGTACCCTCGCCGGTGGAGATATGTCGGGTTGTTAGGGTTTTGCCGTTCTACCTTTTGCATTGCTAATGTGGCTGACCGTGAGGTTGCTATGTGGGATCCGATCTCGATCGCCATAGCGTCTTGTCGTGAGATGCTGAGATACCCCATGGATTGGATCTCTCTGTTTATGGATTTGGGTATGATGAATGCAATGCTGAGTTCGTGTTGTTGAGGGTGGTTCAGACCTTGCGGAGGCCAATTGTATCCGAAGTTAGCATCTATAAATCAGAAGCTAACGTGTGGAGACGGCTCCAAGGGATGTCATACTTTCTGGTTGAGCCAGGCAGAATGGGAGTTTACCTGCGCAGCCGTCTGCACTGGATAATGAGACGCGAGTGGGTGCGAAATTCGGCAAAAGTGTTGGTGGCTTTTGATATTCGTAGTGAGAGTTTTGTGGAGGTGGACCAGCTTAATGTTATAGACAATAGGCTTCGTATGGATTTGGCCGTCCTGGAAGAGCATCTTTGCCTTACCGTTTATCGTGAGCCAGGGGTTGTCGATGTGTGGATTATGAGAGAATATGGATTGAACCAACCATGGGATCCTGTTGTTCTCGCTACGTGACCACTGGTGGAGTTTCCGACCTGTCCGGCCATTGGCTTACTCCAGGATGGTGGTCAAATTTTGGTGGAAGTGGGCAGTGAGACTATGACTCTTGGTTGTTACAATTTACGTACCAAAGACGTCGAGCAATTACACCATATAAACGGCATGCCAAGGACCTTCCTAGCAGCAGCAACTTTTTCGTGGTATTAGGGAACTGCCAAAAGATATGGGGTAAGTATTTCATGGAAAGTAgctagttctttttcttttcgtagATAGGCCTTTAATTAATAACTTGGTTAGATGTGAAGCGAaagaaaccttttttttttccacggCATAAATATACTGCTTTGAGGATAGCTCTTTTTAGAGGAAGAAGATCTGTTCAATTGATGCGAGGGATGGTGGGATCCTCTCTTTTTGTGGACTAGATAACTTTTGGGAATTCAAGGAGAGCTACTAAAGTGGTTTTGTGatctaattaatttgaaaatatggacAAAGAATAGAGGAGATGATTGAGAAATAAGGGGAGCTAATGTGGGAATTGGGaacttggaattgaagattACGTGCCAAATCAtgtttcacaaaacaaaatagTCGTGTACTCCTTTATTTTTATCTGTATTTTTGCTGATGAAAGAAAGAGTAAGGTTGTTTGAAAGGAGAATCCATGCTATAGGAGAGGAGTCTATGCGTAATGCATGTGAGCAGAACACATTCACTAAGATTTCTGTGGAAACAATAGGTTAGAGAACATCTATTTAAGAGCTAAAacggacaaaaaaagaaaaagggaacgtTTTTCATTGCTCTAATTTGTAGGGTACCAATGAGTTGGATCGAAGTTCCCTTCATCGCAATTACTGCCTTATTCAACATGTTAGCTTTGAGACCACgaaaattaagggaaaaagacGCGTGTTAGTTTATTCCGGTTACGTTCCATCGACCGTACCGTTATGACTGCTTAATGATAGATT
The sequence above is drawn from the Eucalyptus grandis isolate ANBG69807.140 chromosome 11, ASM1654582v1, whole genome shotgun sequence genome and encodes:
- the LOC108956847 gene encoding uncharacterized protein LOC108956847, whose product is MEFFEKWFLGFFREDRLTVRNFNPYTPRGLDEIQYPRQWRNVRFVGSRASTLCIANVADGEVAIWEPLSGRHSILPPAEIPHGWGLSVYGFGYNGKHDRNDDDDQDKFVLLRVDQTLRSPIVSQVSIYRQADSTIQTTNTWTRLQAMPYYLNEPARMGVFDGSRLYWLMRRYPVRNSEKVLVGFNIYTESFMEEDLPNAIDNRLRMDLAAFEDRLWLTVYGEVGVVDVWIRTQSSSERPWERLFSLRDHWWGLRPIQPVDISRSIVGPRILMEVGGPTKILSLYNLITNKVEQFELLDMPRYFDKAIPLWLQG